In one Rhodohalobacter sp. 614A genomic region, the following are encoded:
- the cas4 gene encoding CRISPR-associated protein Cas4 yields the protein MNQNNPITGTEVAYYFICARKLWFFAHNIQCEQESDAVRMGRHIHETSYKREKKEISIDGVIVVDWIDHNQKIIHEVKKSASMDEAHTWQLKYYMWYLEKKGMHIADENTMNEYPDFPDKRGYIGELNYPKLRQTERIILSQNDRKELESKIIPNIRKIRNREKPPKTVEWHICKSCSYNELCYS from the coding sequence ATGAACCAAAATAACCCCATTACCGGAACGGAAGTGGCCTACTACTTTATCTGTGCCCGCAAGCTGTGGTTTTTTGCCCATAACATACAATGTGAGCAGGAAAGCGATGCCGTACGTATGGGCCGCCATATCCATGAAACCAGTTATAAACGGGAGAAAAAAGAAATTTCTATCGATGGAGTGATTGTGGTGGACTGGATTGATCATAACCAAAAAATTATCCATGAAGTAAAAAAGTCTGCAAGTATGGATGAGGCCCACACCTGGCAGCTTAAGTATTATATGTGGTACCTGGAAAAAAAGGGGATGCACATAGCCGATGAGAACACGATGAACGAGTACCCGGATTTTCCGGATAAACGAGGGTACATAGGCGAATTGAATTATCCGAAGTTACGCCAAACGGAACGGATTATTTTGTCGCAAAACGACCGGAAAGAACTGGAATCTAAAATAATACCGAATATCCGCAAGATCAGGAACCGAGAAAAACCGCCCAAAACCGTGGAGTGGCATATCTGTAAAAGCTGTTCTTATAATGAACTTTGTTACAGCTAA